In the genome of Dermatophagoides farinae isolate YC_2012a chromosome 4, ASM2471394v1, whole genome shotgun sequence, the window GGAtattatatagaaaaaaaaacaagtagTGGTGGTCTATACAATTGTTATATAGTCCCTGTTCCCTGTtacaaacgcacacacacacaaacaatgaatattCCGAAAATTGTATCATGAAATTCGTTTATGCGTTTGTCCGGTACTGAGCATCTTCATctttaacgaaaaaaaaaacaataacaacattaatcgaataataacaagaatTCGCTACACGAAAacgtaaaaaattttacgaaaaaaaaataccgaaACCAAATACGGATGTGGATATTATTACAAAACGGTTATCTATATTCAAGAATgtattataataaaattcgTGATACAGCCTATTATTGGTGGCATACATATCTTTTATTTAAATGTTGTCTATTGGTCATACCAATCTATTCATTTCTATTATTGATCGGTTTATATTGTATATTGTATAATATCGATGTACAATCACCATTGAAAACCATTTATGAATTGTTGATATTATTCTTTTCGGCTGCTGCCATATTCATTATCGTTTTATTATTGGCAACATTGAATGGtagccataataataataataataatactaatAGTTCAAATATAAccaccattgatgataattttgattcggAAATCATTTCAGAATCATTATCAGCACGAAGAAATTATCATCGTAATAGTAATAGTTATGATTTAAATGATTCTGATGCATCGGATGATTCACCAAATGATCGACGAAGAAGACGATCAAATTATTCACGCCaatatcgacaacaacaacgactaTCACAATctacaaataaaacaacaggAGTTAAATCATTAGCATCGAATATAATGACAACCTTATTtggtgattttgatgatccaGATTATTGTTATGGCAATTCTGATGTTGAAATTTCTATGGATCcatcaatcattaatgataCGGATCTATTGGCTGCAGCAGCCGCTGCAgctgaaaatgatgatgatcctgaAGCGTTGGCCGCAACATTGAATGCAGCACAATCACGACTGTTTGCAGCAATTGATCAAACGGCTGATAATTTAGAATATTTTCtcgatcattatgatgaacgATGTCATAATATCGATGAAGATCGAATATTTGGATGTCGAATTAgaaatgatgacgaagatgatgattatgatgtagGGCCACAACAAATTATCGCAAATCCATTGTTAGAATCATCTAAATTAActgcatcaacaacatcaacatcatcagtAGCGGCAATATCATTTCCAACATTAATACCACCGATGATACAACagcatcatcagcagcagcagcagccaccaaattattcacaaaaatcatcgatgattCGAACAACACAAATGCCACTATCGCCACCTATATACACGAATATAAATCAGAATAGAATGGAAACAATTAATCCATCCACTGTATTACAAATGACAATTctcgacgatgatgatcgaccACCAAGTTATGAAGAAGCGATAGGAAGTAGCAATAAATTCATGTAGatgtatcatttttattcacacacaccattattgttgttgttgttgttgttcagaatgaaattattgttaattttttttttgttttttttttggttactTTATTGCAACCATCATTGTTGGTTTGATCGATTgccaagaaaacaaaaaacttgttgCAAATTAAATTCGCTACAAATTTATGTATCCATTTGGATTTGATTgcaaggttttttttgttgttgttgttgttgttcttaaTTCATTCTTCGTGGGTGTCAAAGTCATTAGTATTACACCTGTCGTATAcgagacaacaacaacaacacaacaacagaatgCAATACACGTCATATGATAGTGATGAGTCATCTTTTGCTTCTTACGTAAATCCATTGAAGATTCCTGtattcaaaagttttttgttcCCAAATATCAAAAGATAATTTGAAGATTGCCTCATTACAATGAAACTAGATGACgctcaatcaattattatcatcatgtgtataataatcaatcatccaCCCAtcacaccaccaccaccaccaccacgtcATATCCGGATCTCTCTAGAGATCAATCAACTTTCATTTAGCTATAattaatcgaattgaatcggaactatttaaaaaaaacaaaacaaaacaaaacaaaactagtACACATCATTAGAATTTATATGACAATTTCAAACGAcatataatcatcaccatcaatccaaatttagtttttctataaaaaaaaacaaacaaacaaaccaaaacaaatttgaataaatttgaaaaatgatgataatatgttTAGTCTTGTTTTGTCGTTTATTGTCGACGAATGATTGGAAAATAAACGAACGATTGGATTGGGATACATATTTGGattgaaaagaataaatcgataaagagagtgagagagagagagagagagagaatgttttattgtttttaaattgaaaatcccACCAAACTGGattcatttatgaatattCCAAGAAATTATGAATTATGTAAaacatcaaattgatcagtttttattattattattattatttgtaaatAATCTGCATTTTCATATGGTTCATTTAAAATGcaaaatttgtttatattattaaataatcaaatcaaattttcattgtaaattattatgaaacacacacacacgatgcacacacacacacaaaaggtTATTTCTATATTGTATTTGAGGATTGTTCAGatatggaaacaaaaaaaaaaaattttgtaaattaattagaatgatgatagatgatgataatgataaaaaaaaattaataataataatgataaattaagaaaatcaatcaattaataagaaataaataaattcaataaataagAATGAgtaatatatattattaatgaatgaatgtttgtttgctactactactattttttagtgatgaataataatgaatgtccattttttttgatcaattatggtcaattgaaccaaaatcaacaattgtGTATATGTGAAACATTTCTTTGGTTGGTCCTCTTCATATATGGGTAACAGGATCTTccataaccaccaccaccaccatgctatcatcaatcaacaagatatattatgaatgaaaaaaaagaatcaaagtGTGAAATTGAgatttcttgtttgttgtgtAAACAGTGAGAGAGAGTAGATGTGTGAGTAAAGTAAGTAgatataattttgttttgatgattctgTGTTGATGAATCGATACGATATTTATCCTTTTCCAAATATTGTTTGCCCACAATATACCACGtacatcattgttgttatattaAATTCACCGTTTACGTGTAATAATCATAGATTCActatgaatattttgattacTAATCATATTACCATCTTCCAGACCATTATTATGGTTAATTGTTGTCATCAATGTGGATACTTTGCCAGATAAAGATGTTgctaatggtggtggtggtatatGTGATTGTTCGAAATGATTCAAAGccaaatttgatgatgatgatgatgatgatgatggtggttgaAATTCATGTTCATTCGGTATAAACATTGGACGGCCTCCATCCTGAATGATTTCATAACGATCAATTGGTTGTAATGAAACGACTGGATCgatcgatgttgatgataatgatagtaTCGACGGCATTGGTGTTGAATCCGGTTTCGGtgaatgttgttgctgtaatTGTCGTTCCATATTTAACAATTTTCTTCCAGCCGGTGAATTATACAGAAAATCATTAATTACTGTCTGAGCTCGTTCAGGTAATTTTCCGGTACGTTGATATTCTTCAATTTCGGTCGATGATAaacgatcaatcaatatacGATTATTAACTGTTCCAGAATCATTATCTGAATTatccatcattgaatcatcattagataATTCGGTTAATTTTCGTCGAAACGCTTCACCAATAGGATCggatttcaatttatttaccgattgatgatgaccattactatcattattattatcatcatttgttcgAATAATTGGTGATGACCAAATcgatgaaatcatcatcataataaacatTGTTGTCAATGTAACCGTATGCATATTCATGATGTAATTAAGAATAATATGTATATCGATGATAAATATTTgttgatatatataaatattaaataaatcaaaacaattgttGTCAGAATTCTCGATCAAACAAGTTGATAATTCTATTTCTTAgatgattttatcaaaatcaaaatgtttcGAATGAGATTTTATGCCCAGAATGTCGAGGCTTTTATCTTGGTTTGGTGGCTAGCGTCGTATGACGATCAAACATTAGTCAAGCAACCAACAGCCAGTCTTTATAGTTATCTTTCtttctcactctctctctctctctttctctctctccaaCACTTCTTTCAAaactaaatcaaaaaaaaaaaaaaaaaaaaacaaaaactaaaatGACTGAGTCAGTCATATATTCACTTCTGTGTGTTATATGAACAAATCTTTCAATgtaaatgaatagaaaaaaaaaccagagataggaaaaaaaaatttcatataaaaaaaaggggaaaaaaataacgatgaaacaacaaacatttctcactgtttgtgtgtgtgtgtgtgtgtgtgtgtgtgtatgtattgtAGCGCGCTACAGTTTCGCGATTCAATTcggtttttcatttcaaaccaaaaacatacacatacgCACACagtttgaatttgttgacaATCGGCGCGATTCGCGCCACATTTgcattataaaaaaaacaacaacaacaacaacaacataggCTATATTatctcatttcattcttttctggactttttttctagattgttgttgctgttgttgttgttgttgttgtttataatttcattttcatttttttttcttttgaatgtTCTTTTTAGAATCAAACGCGTTGGTATATGATTAGTAAAAtgagatgaaaaacaataaattcgaatgaaaaaaaatgcaagaATTTAAACAATTAATAAGAAATttgtttagaaaaaaaaatgttcatcaaaCAAGAATAAGAGAAATCTCataatacaaaacaaaaatagatgaaaaaaaacatgaaaatacAGCAAAGAATATTGGATTTCTTGATTCTGAAAAAGAAAggttttgaacattttttttgtttgaatttggatAAAGAAATCTAGGGAAAATACGAAAATTttagaatttaaaaatttatatttcaatTCGGATgagacaataatgataataatgatgatgatgatgatgatgatgatgattttatcaaGAGAAACCTCTAGAACTATTAGAATACAACTATAGAGGTACATGAACGAATATGAATATTTGCACTGATTACACGCCTACCTGTAAAGGTCAGTTGTgtatttttaatgattttatttttttttttcactttttaataattgatggttaaatttaattttttttttcgtattcaGGATTGCCTAATACGACATCCGATCAGATTAAAGCGCAATGacaatatttcaaaaaaaaaacttttcattcatcatgtgGATGTACTGaatttgacaacaaaaaaaaaatagtgaacatacacgaaaatgaaaaatcaaatgaaattaaaacatCCATTCctatttgtattattatcatatattcTGCGTAGGtggaatttgttgttgattctaTTATCAATTCATGACCAAATGaaacagtggaaaaaaaataaataaatgaaaataaaaaaataaatcccTTGttcaatagaatttttttttatttctgctGGCATAACGAATGaatgtgttgtgtgtgtgtgtgtgtgtgatttaaaattttgcAACCTGAatgagaaacaaacaaacaaacaaaaaaaagataatatTCTAGGAAAGAAAGTTTATTCTGGTTCACAATAGAAATTGATATAAAGCAAAGAAAATACATACCGTAATAGTTGACCATATAAATAATTGTgacaaattaaatgaaagTTAAGGTAACGGAAAACAACACCACCAAAGTTAGTGAAGTTATTGAAATTTGGTTTTACCCCATCTATTTcctttcaaatcatcattttttttgaaaccatttgttgttgtttgtatgaagaattcaatttgcacaacaacaacaacaacaacaacaaaagcaaaTGAACATTCTAtttatatgataatgaaaataatgatcattatctcATTAAAActttgcaacaaaaaaaataacaaacatttaaaaaaagaaaacggaAGAAAACACGTCgccaaaaaatcattatctacattaattaaaataaaattctattgttcatcaaatacaactacccattcaaatgtttgtttgttgatgataaaatcggATATTTTtaacattcgaatcgaatcccTAAGATGATACCAACGAAAATCCACACATGATGGATGTAATCTATTTCCACATtttaaaagcaaaaaaaaaaaaaatcaaaaatcaagaaaaataaaacaattacaAACCTAAATTGGATATACAAAGCCAATAAAGGAAGAAAATATTATGGTTCAATCACCAATTCGGTtatattcgatttgattattttcggAGCCAAGCATACTTACCAAATGTGATGATTAGAAATAGtggaaaaacacacacatacacacacacacacaaacatgaGACATTCTAATGGCGTCTagacatttgatttttttttttttgattttttttatggtttCTTGTCGGTCAATTtatttgtctgttttttttgttcgcaatcatcatcggttgTTGAATCACATAGACCTTGTGACTTTTTTTGAGtgtgaatatattttttctttttattctttttgttgttgttgttccattgatgattgtgatcgGTATTTAGAatttgtagttttttttctgttttagtAATCCAGATTCAGtcatattcattgattaaatttttgaaagaaagaaaaaaaaatttaatcagaCAAACTTCCAGACAGAATCATGGAACAAGAACTActagattgttgttgtttttgttgttcgaaacaaaacagaaaaaaaagaaaaccaacTACACTTGATAGACCTGTGAGGgtcgaaattgaaaacaaaacattcaaaaatgttgaaataattttcgaaaaaaaaattatgaaatttttttttatcgaatccaaaaaagaaatataaatttcatttttgttgttgttgataataatttcacagacaaaattcatttgaacaacaactttattcattgacaaaaaaatggataaatagatcaacaagagaaaaaaaaaaccacaaacaaaaatggaacgaatcatcatcaccagtgattcgattttttttttttttgttggttgacTATATTGACACATACAtggtcattttatttcatttaatttcgGTTTGTCaagaattttctatttttaatttttttttctcgtttttttttgtttcatttttgctTGTTCCTGTCTAGTCTGATTTCCGATGACTGGAAGAAATGATGTGTGGAACAATCAATAAAGTCGTTCGTTATCATCTCATAATGATggtcattttgatcaattttttttcacatacaaattacattacatagtaaatatcaattattgttttgttttgttttgttacattttgatttggttCGTTTTCAAGAATTATTTTGTACAAATCGttagtgttgttgtttttttgttaaatcaagaatttcaatggaaaaagtgcaatgaatttcgattgaaattgattccggacatttttgttttgaaaaaaaatgttcgatTCTGATCTGGTTACTaacaacaccatcatcatcaacaacaacaacaaaacatcaacaatttgtccaattcaataatcaataattatcGTTCAAATGTACCAAACgatgtgaataataatttcattttttgatacaAATACAGGGCCGCGTTATGGAATCTCCGgtctttcaatttcaattttataaagtgtaaagaaagaagaagaaaaaaaaataattatcaacaatcgCCTACGCTTAgccacattcatcatcatttagattgaatcaaaaacaattcaatgtCAAACGATTTGAattacaataacaacaacaacaacagcaacagcaacaacgaaaaaGATCGGATGAACattggaaatgaattttgaatccCAGAGAGAGATCTCAAGATAACCTTCGAATGGAATAAATGTATGTTTGCGGCCCACGTCTTGAAGAAATTCTATTGAAACGAAATAAATCACACAATCCTTCTCGAGagaatttgcaaaaaaaaaaatgacaattcaatattgataTTTCTTTGTCTTTCAattcatgaaaaattaatcaaatcataatatgaataagaaacaaaaaaaatttcgtaactttaaaattatcatgatgaaaaaaaaaccggaaacACGCAGACAGACCGACGTTACACACCGAAAAAAAcgtggtaatttttttttttttttttttgaaaatcaaaatgatttttttgttttgttttgttttgtttcaaacaaaatgtaTATGGGGGTGGgctatttgaatgaaaaagaaaaactatagcaaattaatcaatgatgaatctgTATAATTTAAAagcaaaaattatttatgttAACATTTCCGCCGTTTTTTACATGCAGATATCATCGTTTGAATCAAATcggatgaaattcaaaattattccaATTTCGATTCGTATCTATTAAAATATATacattcaaaagaaaaaaaaactgccaTACACAAGTAAAAATAGCATCCGTCAATATGCACAATATACAAATCCATAAAAAGtgatggacaacaacaatttgacTGACGTATACAAATATAtcaattatataatgatctcttttttttttgctatccAATAgccattgttgttttgttttgttggcCAATGGCCAAGTTTGGTTGTCACCAAAATCCGGATATAATTGATCGATAAGATATACAGCTATAGATGAGTtgagtagtttttttttattcgatttattttatcaattttgatttaatcattattcccgataaaattttatcttttaacaaatgaaaattggatgaaaatttttttttttttttttgaaacaaagaaaacaatGCTCATTAATTTTGGTtaatgatgagaaatgaaattttacacatttcaaattttaaaatatatATGCATATATAGTGATTGAAttccaaaattcaaatgatgtgaataatgtttgattatattttttttaaaaacaaaatctttttttttcctgttaatagaattgatgattttgattattcgaTCGTggtgttttaattttttccagaTTTTTCGTTACAATATCATGTAATGATGCATAATGATTACGAAGTTCGGCCACCGTTAATCGTAGATAgatgaattctttttcatcaatttcagcAACATTACGacgaaaatcatcaacatgtgGATATTTGGCAATTTTTGTTATGATCCGTGCACGTGAAAGAAAATAACGAGacatttgatcaaaataagTGGTAGCTTCCGCTTCAACCGTACGTATTTCGGTCAATGCTTCTTCTTGAATTGATACACCAAAATTGTTACCATCTTCAATACGAGGAATAAGAAATAGGACCCACATTTTCAACAGATTTGTATCCTCGACCAATTGCCGTACCAACGGTTTGACGATATCGATCAATTCAACAATGTGTTTATTACATCGTACAGTACCATACGGTAATATAAGAACACGTGATCCATCCGTtggttttgattgatttttcatattttcagCCTTTGTTCCGGTTGATGAATGTTCATTGTCACCAATATGATCATCTTCAGTCAATACAAGATATTTACGTTTCTTTGAAGGACCATTTGTTTGCTGTGGTACTGTTGGTGATGAATCACAATCGGTTGCAGATGAATTTTCCGAATCAtccacatgatgatgattgtcaacGGAAACCTGTGTTGCCTGTACCGGTGTTACATATGGATATTCCGGTATCGGTATATTTATTTCATGTCggattttttccaaatttttcaaactaAATAGTTGACCCTAATTTTTAAGGAAAgaacaatttcaaaatgatcaacCGTAAAAATGGTTAAAACACCTACCTCGAGCAGTTGATGTAATTCAATAGTTTTACGtggaaatgttttcaatacCAATTCTTCAGCTTTTTCTTTGATATCatctttgaatttattaaCCTTGAATtccatcaatcaaatcaataatattattgacaaaaaaaaacaaaatattcaacaaaccTCAGTCGTATAATCGGGTTGGGTTGAAGATTTTTTAGACGtcgacattttttgtttcgttatACAAATATTACacacaatttaaaaaaaaaattaagattcagattcttttttcaaaatgaaattcgtcAACACAGTCAcacaatgaacaaacaataaacacATTGACTcaatgtgtgcgtgtgtgtgatttttttttgaatacgTTGTATATGAATACTTTTAGATTGAATGCATGATTTAAACACGTGTTACGTCCATCATAATTTTGCCATTTAATCTATTGATTAACATTTAATTTACctgtaataaataaatgaattattataattcgcttggataaatgaaataatataatggcgatcatcaaatttattcaatttttgtcactatttttcaataaactGTTGgttattttgaatgattttttgagATTAGATAATTGttcattaaatgaaaaaaaattgcatttttgaattaataaatgcaaaaaaaaacggagaaaaatttaaacccAGGGACCACTTTTTTTGACTCGATTTTTAAATATATGTTGTGGACCATGATGGATCCCATATAAAACCGGtttaattatcaattaattaatttgaagGTGATTCAGCAATGCTATTTACAATTGCTGGATTTGATGTAATTGGGCGTGATAAATTTGGTATATTCCCATTACATGGTAAAATTCTCTCAAATGTACCAAATGGAACTTGATTGGTACTAGAGATATTGCAACGACGAATATTTAAGTAGATATGAACATTTctgaatcaatgataattcattcaatgatgattgatgaaaaaaaaaattttggccgagaatttcaatcaattcaagtGTCTTGTGAAGATAGTATCAAAGTTACATGTTCGGTTTATGATTATGTGGtgaacattttcaatggaattggttaatttcaaataaattcattcaatttgaatcattcaataataaatacaatacatcaatgttgatatgtcaaaaaaaaatcaaagcatgaaaaaattctgtaaaaacaaaagaaaataaagttCCCGGGAATAACCATTgtcattgatttcatcattgtcactgatttcatcatttgaccCTGATTTGTAATTGTGGCTCGCGAGCCGCAGGTTGCCGACCCATGGTCCAATTTAGCTAAATCATCATGCCATCAATTTGATGGTGCTGGTTTGCTTGCTGGTGCTTGGGAGTGCAAAAAATCGGACAAAAAGGTAAAAAGGGCCCAGCCGGGATTTGAAATCGTTAATTGTGTGCTACAGCAAAAAAGGTTGAAAATCATTGCtctaatctttttttttacacagaTTTGCAgctaaatcatcaaatgccATCAATCGTTGATGGTGCTGGTTTCTCATCTGAATccccaacaacaacaacaacagcagcagcagcagcagaatCATCAGAATTCAATTGGCCAATTCAGGGGTCGGCAATCTGCGGCTGGCGAGCCGCAATTTCCCATAGAGCCACAAGTTATTGTGAATTGTAATTGACCCATGGTCCAAATTAATATAATCATCCAAAATGCTTGCTGGTGCTTGGGAATGCAAAAAAAGGGGAAAAGGGCCCAGCCGGGATTTGAAATCGTTGTGTGCTGCAACAAAAAAGGTTGAAAATCATTGctcaaatcttttttttacaccgATTTGGAGCTTAATCATGCAAAAAGGGCCCAGCCGGGATTTGAACCCGGGACCTCTTGCACCCAAAGCAAGAATCATACCCCTAGACCACTAGGCCGTTTTTATCCCCCCGGAACCGGGACCGGGTCCGAGGGCATCCAAATTCAACCAATTTAAACCAGTAGGCAGGATTGATAGCGTGAATATCTCAaagtaaatttttgttgctggACGAATGTACGCAAACATTCACTTGGTATTTGTATGATGTTGtggtgatcatgatgatgatgctaagAAACGGCAC includes:
- the LOC124490277 gene encoding uncharacterized protein LOC124490277; protein product: MWILLQNGYLYSRMYYNKIRDTAYYWWHTYLLFKCCLLVIPIYSFLLLIGLYCILYNIDVQSPLKTIYELLILFFSAAAIFIIVLLLATLNGSHNNNNNNTNSSNITTIDDNFDSEIISESLSARRNYHRNSNSYDLNDSDASDDSPNDRRRRRSNYSRQYRQQQRLSQSTNKTTGVKSLASNIMTTLFGDFDDPDYCYGNSDVEISMDPSIINDTDLLAAAAAAAENDDDPEALAATLNAAQSRLFAAIDQTADNLEYFLDHYDERCHNIDEDRIFGCRIRNDDEDDDYDVGPQQIIANPLLESSKLTASTTSTSSVANRMETINPSTVLQMTILDDDDRPPSYEEAIGSSNKFM
- the LOC124490416 gene encoding uncharacterized protein LOC124490416, producing the protein MNMHTVTLTTMFIMMMISSIWSSPIIRTNDDNNNDSNGHHQSVNKLKSDPIGEAFRRKLTELSNDDSMMDNSDNDSGTVNNRILIDRLSSTEIEEYQRTGKLPERAQTVINDFLYNSPAGRKLLNMERQLQQQHSPKPDSTPMPSILSLSSTSIDPVVSLQPIDRYEIIQDGGRPMFIPNEHEFQPPSSSSSSSSNLALNHFEQSHIPPPPLATSLSGKVSTLMTTINHNNGLEDGNMISNQNIHSESMIITRKR
- the REG gene encoding proteasome regulator gamma — encoded protein: MSTSKKSSTQPDYTTEVNKFKDDIKEKAEELVLKTFPRKTIELHQLLEGQLFSLKNLEKIRHEINIPIPEYPYVTPVQATQVSVDNHHHVDDSENSSATDCDSSPTVPQQTNGPSKKRKYLVLTEDDHIGDNEHSSTGTKAENMKNQSKPTDGSRVLILPYGTVRCNKHIVELIDIVKPLVRQLVEDTNLLKMWVLFLIPRIEDGNNFGVSIQEEALTEIRTVEAEATTYFDQMSRYFLSRARIITKIAKYPHVDDFRRNVAEIDEKEFIYLRLTVAELRNHYASLHDIVTKNLEKIKTPRSNNQNHQFY